The Miltoncostaea oceani genome includes a region encoding these proteins:
- a CDS encoding phage tail sheath family protein: MPTYLTPGVYVEEIPAQSKPIEGVGTSVAAFVGLAPGGPLNTPMRISNWTQFAKIFGDPSNPDAGPFMSGAYLAHSVYGFFQNGGGLCWVVRVGGESSNGSGPPPAQAALPAAANPTVDAWRAVALPGVDGDVAIELSEEPPPPPPEGEGEGDAGGKEPEPSWRLIVTAGGEREEHEGLTLKRGRTNLATKVNAASKLIRIEETGASLPEGQRAPATGSYSLVSAAVAPTDLSGSDFEGDVARRQGLGSIAAIDEVTMVVVPDLQTLSEDVQVRDLQGKIIAHCENAGDRMAILDGPADMLPQDILEWRMDTAGYDSKFATLYYPWIEVMDPLTNQPILVPPSGHVAGVWARTDGTRGVHKAPANEVVLGANGLAFQVTHEEQGGLNTNGVNCIRAFSGRGIRIWGARTLSSDPEWRYVNVRRLFNYVSESIIEGTQWAVFEPNDHRLWTRLRISSANFLTRVWRDGALFGATPEQAFYVKCDAETNPPEAVEAGQVVIEIGIAPVKPAEFVVFRISQFTAGAAEVSA; the protein is encoded by the coding sequence ATGCCGACCTACCTGACGCCCGGGGTGTACGTGGAGGAGATCCCGGCGCAGTCGAAGCCGATCGAGGGGGTGGGGACCTCGGTCGCCGCCTTCGTGGGTCTCGCCCCCGGTGGACCCCTCAACACCCCGATGCGGATCTCGAACTGGACCCAGTTCGCGAAGATCTTCGGCGACCCGTCGAACCCCGACGCCGGCCCGTTCATGTCGGGCGCCTACCTGGCGCACTCCGTCTACGGGTTCTTCCAGAACGGCGGTGGCCTGTGCTGGGTCGTCCGCGTCGGCGGAGAGTCGTCGAACGGGTCGGGGCCGCCCCCCGCGCAGGCGGCGCTCCCCGCCGCCGCGAACCCCACCGTGGACGCCTGGCGCGCGGTGGCGCTGCCGGGTGTCGACGGCGACGTCGCGATCGAGTTGAGCGAGGAGCCCCCTCCGCCGCCGCCGGAGGGCGAGGGCGAGGGCGACGCCGGGGGCAAGGAGCCCGAGCCGAGCTGGCGCCTGATCGTCACGGCCGGCGGGGAGCGCGAGGAGCACGAGGGGCTGACGCTGAAGCGCGGCCGCACGAACCTCGCCACGAAGGTCAACGCCGCGTCGAAGCTGATCCGCATCGAAGAGACCGGCGCGTCGCTGCCGGAGGGGCAGCGCGCCCCCGCGACCGGCTCCTACTCCCTCGTCTCCGCCGCCGTCGCGCCGACGGACCTGTCGGGCTCGGACTTCGAGGGCGACGTCGCCCGCCGCCAGGGCCTCGGCAGCATCGCCGCCATCGACGAGGTGACGATGGTGGTGGTGCCGGACCTGCAGACGCTCTCCGAGGACGTCCAGGTGCGCGACCTGCAGGGGAAGATCATCGCCCACTGCGAGAACGCCGGCGACCGCATGGCGATCCTCGACGGGCCCGCGGACATGCTGCCCCAGGACATCCTCGAGTGGCGGATGGACACCGCGGGCTACGACTCGAAGTTCGCGACGCTCTACTACCCGTGGATCGAGGTGATGGACCCCCTCACCAACCAGCCGATCCTGGTCCCGCCGAGCGGTCACGTGGCGGGCGTGTGGGCGCGCACCGACGGCACCCGCGGGGTGCACAAGGCGCCCGCGAACGAGGTGGTGCTCGGCGCGAACGGCCTGGCGTTCCAGGTGACCCACGAGGAGCAGGGCGGCCTGAACACGAACGGCGTGAACTGCATCCGCGCGTTCTCGGGCCGCGGCATCCGCATCTGGGGGGCGCGGACGCTGTCGAGCGACCCGGAGTGGCGCTACGTCAACGTGCGGCGGCTGTTCAACTACGTCAGCGAGTCGATCATCGAGGGCACCCAGTGGGCCGTCTTCGAGCCGAACGACCACCGGCTGTGGACCCGCCTGCGGATCTCGAGCGCCAACTTCCTGACGCGCGTGTGGCGCGACGGCGCCCTGTTCGGGGCGACGCCGGAGCAGGCGTTCTACGTGAAGTGCGACGCCGAGACGAACCCGCCGGAGGCGGTGGAGGCCGGCCAGGTCGTCATCGAGATCGGGATCGCGCCGGTGAAGCCGGCCGAGTTCGTGGTCTTCAGGATCAGCCAGTTCACCGCGGGCGCCGCCGAGGTCTCCGCGTAA
- a CDS encoding Pvc16 family protein, with amino-acid sequence MGTTSIRVPLNTMLADLDETVRRLLRREFTGRGFDGVEIAFDAPGKDWSSQLSAPTVNLFLYDVRQAEDHRPADWQVRTDGGRTVESRPPLRLTASYAVTAWTREVEDEHRLLSQVLAILYAYDTLPADLLAGGLGDEVAQPFPLRTRIAEPRQSGSPEFWSSVGGSYKASLDYGVVLSCDSGATVERGPEVLTQTLRMRNLDGGRASVEDLHRVRGRVRDGDGAPVADAWVVMADGAGWVTADEDGRFVFGRVRTGAHALRARAPDGREGEAPATVPGPEIEITVAAPKRSRKAG; translated from the coding sequence GTGGGCACGACATCGATCCGGGTCCCCCTCAACACCATGCTCGCCGACCTCGACGAGACGGTGCGGCGGCTGCTGCGGCGCGAGTTCACGGGGCGCGGATTCGACGGCGTCGAGATCGCATTCGACGCCCCCGGCAAGGACTGGTCGTCGCAGCTCTCCGCGCCGACGGTGAACCTGTTCCTCTACGACGTCCGCCAGGCGGAGGACCACCGGCCCGCCGACTGGCAGGTGCGCACCGACGGGGGGCGCACCGTGGAGTCGCGGCCGCCGCTGCGCCTCACCGCGTCGTACGCCGTCACGGCGTGGACCCGGGAGGTCGAGGACGAGCACCGCCTGCTGTCGCAGGTCCTCGCGATCCTCTACGCCTACGACACCCTGCCCGCGGACCTGCTGGCGGGGGGGCTCGGGGACGAGGTGGCGCAGCCGTTCCCCCTGCGCACGCGCATCGCGGAGCCGCGCCAGTCGGGGAGCCCCGAGTTCTGGTCGTCGGTCGGCGGCTCCTACAAGGCGTCCCTCGACTACGGCGTCGTCCTGTCCTGCGACTCCGGCGCGACGGTGGAGCGGGGGCCGGAGGTGCTCACCCAGACCCTCCGGATGCGCAACCTCGACGGCGGGCGGGCGAGCGTGGAGGACCTCCACCGGGTCCGCGGCCGGGTGCGGGACGGCGACGGCGCGCCCGTCGCCGACGCGTGGGTGGTGATGGCTGACGGGGCCGGGTGGGTGACCGCCGACGAGGACGGCCGCTTCGTGTTCGGGCGGGTCCGCACCGGCGCGCACGCGCTGCGCGCCCGTGCGCCCGACGGCCGCGAGGGCGAGGCGCCGGCGACGGTCCCCGGCCCGGAGATCGAGATCACGGTGGCCGCGCCGAAGCGGTCGCGGAAGGCGGGGTGA
- a CDS encoding phage tail protein: MPAKEPRPASRFRLDIGGKEGIGSFRECTGLDSETTVIEHTSVDTNGNPIVRKVPGPLKWSNITLKRGVDESADLWTWRKQVLDEGPDSARVDGFIELLDYNGTPIARWKFLQGWPTKYTGASLDPKSADVAVEEIQICHEGLDRE; encoded by the coding sequence ATGCCTGCGAAGGAACCGCGTCCCGCATCACGATTCCGCCTCGACATCGGCGGCAAGGAGGGGATCGGCAGCTTCCGCGAGTGCACCGGCCTCGACTCGGAGACCACGGTCATCGAGCACACGTCGGTCGACACGAACGGCAACCCGATCGTCCGGAAGGTCCCGGGCCCGTTGAAGTGGTCGAACATCACCCTGAAGCGCGGCGTCGACGAGAGCGCCGACCTGTGGACGTGGCGCAAGCAGGTCCTCGACGAGGGCCCCGACTCGGCCCGCGTCGACGGCTTCATCGAGCTGCTCGACTACAACGGGACGCCGATCGCCCGGTGGAAGTTCCTCCAGGGCTGGCCGACGAAGTACACCGGCGCGAGCCTGGACCCCAAGAGCGCCGACGTGGCGGTCGAGGAGATCCAGATCTGCCACGAGGGCCTGGACCGCGAGTAG
- a CDS encoding OmpA family protein, whose amino-acid sequence MSGREHADLPGAEAPEVDVHRGGEVDEGTLALASAVGNRAFSRAVGGAGTAMISRDLMDDAMDIALGVAAGPFAPLMKPTVKALADQYRGRPPGAHKGTTGITDVRGIWAAIVTDTVTGTEVARQVASEAPFTQLKQELSASVAPGTYTVTVKLNLGTPSGTQSANEVSWRIRVLPDGKTVVEADALQTISPSVGNDVMLTGLNPATNVAAERSGFLINPQLTGPSGSSSVTVGGEVSAEPGGVGLGGSGSGTVGVNTPNVTFQRGLRLNLETKAAQATKHVAHFKIAKSELIEGELEKLRAWYKGLDDGLRKQIEDGVVDVFITGYASTTGKLKSNQQLAKDRATETSKFVAQFATSKAKIVEAAEGELAQREQKGEDNTEREEFRRSDVAVGKRF is encoded by the coding sequence ATGTCGGGGCGCGAGCACGCGGATCTGCCCGGGGCCGAGGCACCCGAGGTCGACGTCCACCGGGGCGGCGAGGTCGACGAGGGGACCCTCGCCCTCGCGAGCGCGGTGGGGAACCGGGCGTTCTCCCGGGCGGTCGGCGGGGCCGGCACGGCGATGATCAGCCGCGACCTGATGGACGACGCGATGGACATCGCCCTCGGCGTCGCCGCCGGGCCGTTCGCGCCGTTGATGAAGCCGACGGTGAAGGCCCTCGCCGACCAGTACCGCGGGAGGCCGCCGGGCGCGCACAAGGGGACGACCGGCATCACCGACGTCCGCGGCATCTGGGCCGCGATCGTGACCGACACCGTCACCGGCACCGAGGTCGCCCGCCAGGTCGCCTCCGAGGCGCCCTTCACCCAGCTCAAGCAGGAGCTCAGCGCCAGCGTCGCCCCCGGGACGTACACGGTCACGGTGAAGCTCAACCTCGGGACGCCGAGCGGGACGCAGTCGGCGAACGAGGTGTCGTGGCGGATCCGCGTCCTGCCCGACGGCAAGACGGTCGTGGAGGCCGACGCCCTGCAGACGATCTCCCCGAGCGTCGGCAACGACGTGATGCTCACGGGGCTGAACCCCGCCACGAACGTCGCGGCCGAGCGGTCCGGGTTCCTGATCAACCCGCAGCTCACGGGGCCGAGCGGATCGAGCTCGGTGACCGTCGGCGGCGAGGTGTCCGCGGAGCCGGGCGGCGTCGGGCTCGGCGGGTCCGGCAGCGGGACCGTCGGGGTCAACACGCCGAACGTGACGTTCCAGCGCGGGCTGCGGCTCAACCTCGAGACGAAGGCCGCCCAGGCGACCAAGCACGTCGCCCACTTCAAGATCGCCAAGTCGGAGCTCATCGAGGGGGAGCTCGAGAAGCTGCGGGCCTGGTACAAGGGCCTCGACGACGGGCTCCGCAAGCAGATCGAGGACGGCGTCGTCGACGTCTTCATCACCGGGTACGCGAGCACCACCGGCAAGCTGAAGAGCAACCAGCAGCTCGCGAAGGACCGCGCCACCGAGACCTCGAAGTTCGTGGCCCAGTTCGCGACGTCGAAGGCGAAGATCGTCGAGGCCGCCGAGGGCGAGCTCGCCCAGCGCGAGCAGAAGGGCGAGGACAACACCGAGCGCGAGGAGTTCCGCCGCTCCGACGTCGCCGTCGGCAAGCGGTTCTAG